One Vulpes lagopus strain Blue_001 chromosome 18, ASM1834538v1, whole genome shotgun sequence DNA window includes the following coding sequences:
- the LOC121478355 gene encoding proline-rich protein 3-like produces MPLKYLPVGKKQNQQQQLPPQQPLLPEREETGDEEDGSPIGPPSLLGPPPMANGKPGDPKSALHRGPPGSRGPMIPPVLSVPPPPRGRGSIWGGLGPRCSPYGHGWWGANTEPPFPGPGHGGPSRGGFHKEQRNPRRLKCWSLIKNTCPPKDGPQVMEDKSNRPVCRHFAKKGHRRYEDLCAFYHPGVNGPPL; encoded by the coding sequence ATGCCTCTAAAATATCTCCCTGTGGGAAAGAAGCAgaatcagcagcagcagctgccgCCACAGCAGCCCCTGCTGCCAGAGCGGGAGGAGACTGGAGATGAGGAGGATGGGAGTCCCATCGGACCACCCAGCCTTCTGGGCCCTCCCCCCATGGCCAATGGAAAACCTGGTGACCCCAAGTCAGCTCTTCACAGAGGTCCTCCAGGATCAAGGGGACCAATGATTCCACCAGTGCTGAGCgtcccacctcctcccaggggCAGAGGCTCAATctggggaggcctgggccccaggTGCAGCCCATATGGTCATGGCTGGTGGGGGGCCAATACTGAACCTCCTTTTCCTGGACCAGGCCATGGGGGTCCTTCCAGAGGAGGCTTTCACAAAGAGCAGAGAAATCCCCGAAGGCTCAAATGTTGGTCTCTTATCAAAAATACCTGCCCGCCCAAGGATGGCCCCCAAGTTATGGAAGACAAATCCAACCGCCCTGTCTGCCGACACTTTGCCAAAAAGGGCCACCGTCGATATGAGGACCTCTGTGCCTTCTACCACCCAGGCGTCAACGGACCTCCTCTGTGA